Proteins from a genomic interval of Halarcobacter mediterraneus:
- a CDS encoding HD domain-containing phosphohydrolase, with protein MDFKDLHIVSVDDNKNNLFLVEAICNEIGLNVTSFSDSLEALMYVMRNSIDLLIIDYMMPNLNGLEFIKEFRINNDKTPIVMITATGDDDNIHKEAFEAGVNDFLSKPVNSVLFQARVTTLLTNYQNRLLIEDKAKLLEEEVKKATQDLRQREQETLYILGKTAEYKDPETASHVLRVAHYSKLIAQQYGLDEEEQEIIFYAAPFHDLGKVGIEDNILLKPGKLTEEEFQKMKTHAVIGYDILKESKSKFLQAGATIAITHHERYDGSGYPKGLKKEEIHLYGRIVAVVDVFDALTSTRPYKEAWSFEKALELLKEEKGKHFDPKIVDIFTENIHEIKEIYHSFQEEK; from the coding sequence ATGGATTTTAAAGACTTGCACATTGTATCTGTTGATGATAATAAAAACAATCTCTTTCTTGTAGAAGCAATTTGTAATGAAATAGGTTTAAATGTAACAAGTTTTTCTGACTCACTAGAAGCTTTAATGTATGTAATGAGAAATTCTATTGATTTATTAATAATTGACTATATGATGCCTAATTTAAATGGTCTTGAATTTATAAAAGAGTTTAGAATAAATAATGATAAAACTCCAATTGTGATGATTACTGCAACAGGAGATGATGATAATATTCATAAAGAAGCTTTTGAAGCAGGAGTAAATGATTTTTTAAGTAAACCTGTAAACTCTGTTTTATTTCAAGCAAGAGTTACTACATTATTAACAAATTACCAAAATAGACTTCTTATAGAAGATAAAGCCAAGCTTTTAGAAGAAGAAGTAAAAAAAGCAACACAAGATTTAAGACAAAGAGAACAAGAAACTTTATATATTTTAGGTAAAACAGCAGAGTATAAAGACCCAGAAACAGCTTCACACGTTTTAAGAGTTGCACATTATTCAAAACTTATTGCACAGCAATATGGACTTGATGAAGAAGAACAAGAGATAATTTTTTATGCTGCACCTTTCCATGATTTAGGTAAAGTAGGAATTGAAGATAATATATTATTAAAACCAGGAAAACTTACAGAAGAAGAGTTTCAAAAAATGAAAACTCATGCAGTTATAGGTTATGATATTTTAAAAGAATCAAAAAGTAAATTCTTACAAGCAGGTGCAACAATTGCAATAACACATCATGAAAGGTATGATGGTTCAGGATATCCAAAAGGATTAAAAAAAGAAGAGATTCATCTTTATGGAAGAATAGTTGCTGTTGTTGATGTTTTTGATGCACTAACTTCAACAAGGCCATATAAAGAAGCTTGGTCTTTTGAAAAAGCTTTAGAATTATTAAAAGAAGAAAAAGGCAAACATTTTGATCCCAAGATTGTAGATATTTTTACAGAGAATATTCATGAAATAAAAGAGATATACCATTCTTTTCAAGAAGAAAAATAA